The following are encoded in a window of Psilocybe cubensis strain MGC-MH-2018 chromosome 4, whole genome shotgun sequence genomic DNA:
- a CDS encoding DNA-binding protein RFX2: MTAVNLHMSSMPPLDFLPAHPQHSRSNSVSSSSTHSSHSRPQSSHGSINRIQQNLGPSADDLYRASYHLGHQGIMHSDPPPPNHNLANPALKGPLRPNNNHIRGARVAVSPYPRDTDSVHSSSSETEDISMYLANSTPDYQSMFGGAPTMAPSQEAIHTAGAFGRMTINPDHALEKLAANVRAATTTSASDRAKQIFVQAWLSANYAPYPDGNVPRQGLYFSYRRVCDQYGIPHINTATLGKAIRLCFPTIKTRRLGVRGNSKYHYCGIRPATSAEAEWLQDYIHKSNNNAAQASVNAARLSQDQSESATRSEDRSDEDEEDDSEGNNSVPGSKRSSLTLSGEIKHLAFADDLSDKTPTAATLLSQAQSAGRPSGTFPPHASIRRHPQQEPNLTLQAHSPSTPNSGAYISPQQTTSVRNLPHFPSIEDAVANSTSAHTVAAREVWGWFQDHLDTLLESVRTFRIDQFEIQLRTFWPNLNGVHREIVQVPAIAGLMARADAIVYDEILEVLRSQMLSPLPPNSLSALRQIALKMEKVLLQALEGYYNTFVEPKVELGARFGHLVLRFLDIYQVTQALNTVLTNQKQLSEMRRSWQKVDFESVRNQSALVCNCRHEDLVQLLEVEFVTLLESLPKTNEPVREVMSWADKCCERLMGSGRNAGHNGQEERGTMSSRSVLIRWGYVTSQVMRDLTIRSDPAFGAFQILKLFLDDWIAVNVLRSVALSTNSVAASVEPVMQQQFFSMSPMAGQESFGSVDARPQHLMAHTPTTSSMLAALQHDSYGSTSLDSAASAFNSDAYGPMSYMDTSAAQDDALGSGHQSSLSFPDFSGSGSTFDVSSFTSQDLGLNAPVTPASESDHESEPVKTEQSAA; the protein is encoded by the exons ATGACAGCAGTCAATCTCCACATGTCTAGTATGCCGCCTCTCGATTTTCTCCCAGCTCATCCCCAGCATTCAAGATCCAACTCggtctcctcctcttctacCCATTCTTCCCATTCTCGCCCACAGTCCTCTCACGGCAGCATCAATCGGATCCAGCAGAACTTGGGTCCATCCGCAGACGACCTCTACAGAGCATCTTATCATCTGGGGCATCAGGGCATCATGCACAGCGATCCC CCCCCTCCGAACCACAATCTCGCGAATCCGGCGCTCAAGGGTCCCCTTCGTCCAAACAACAATCATATTCGCGGTGCTCGTGTCGCTGTCTCTCCCTATCCCCGCGATACAGACAGCGTACACTCTTCGTCGAGCGAGACCGAGGACATCTCCATGTATCTTGCAAACTCTACCCCTGACTATCAGTCCATGTTTGGAGGTGCCCCAACAATGGCACCCAGCCAGGAGGCCATTCATACCGCAGGTGCCTTTGGTAGGATGACCATCAACCCGGACCATGCCCTGGAAAAACTCGCCGCCAACGTCCGCGCAGCGACCACCACAAGTGCTTCAGACAGAGCCAAACAAATTTTCGTCCAAGCTTG GTTGAGTGCGAATTACGCACCATATCCTGATGGCAATGTACCTCGGCAGGGCCTCTACTTTTCTTATCGCAGGGTCTGTGACCAGTATGGTATCCCCCACATCAACACCGCTACTTTGGGCAAGGCCATTCGCCTTTGTTTCCCGACTATTAAAACTAGGCGCCTGGGCGTCAGAGGCAATAGCAAGTATCATT ATTGCGGCATCAGACCCGCAACCTCGGCCGAGGCTGAGTGGCTTCAAGACTATATTCACAAATCAAATAATAATGCGGCCCAAGCTTCTGTCAATGCTGCTCGCCTCAGTCAGGACCAGTCCGAGTCTGCTACTAGGAGTGAGGATAGGtctgacgaagatgaagaggacgatTCCGAGGGCAATAACTCTGTCCCTGGCTCCAAGCGTAGCTCTCTCACTCTATCAGGGGAGATCAAGCATTTGGCCTTCGCAGATGATTTGAGCGACAAGACCCCGACAGCCGCTACTTTGTTATCCCAGGCGCAGTCGGCGGGGCGCCCATCCGGCACCTTCCCTCCCCACGCTTCTATTCGTCGTCACCCCCAACAGGAGCCAAACCTCACACTTCAGGCCCACTCTCCGTCGACCCCTAATTCAGGAGCATATATTTCTCCTCAACAAACGACCTCGGTGCGCAACTTACCCCACTTCCCATCTATTGAGGATGCAGTCGCAAATTCCACTTCTGCACACACTGTAGCTGCTCGAGAAGTCTGGGGATGGTTCCAGGACCATCTCGACACGCTCCTTGAAAGTGTGCGAACATTCCGAATAGACCAATTTGAAATTCAGCTTCGCACCTTTTGGCCAAACTTGAATGGCGTGCACAGGGAAATTGTACAGGTTCCGGCCATCGCTGGTCTTATGGCAAGAGCAGATGCTATCGTTTATGAT GAAATTCTCGAGGTGTTACGATCACAGATGCTTTCACCGCTGCCTCCTAATTCACTATCTGCTCTTCGTCAAATCGCTCTCAAGATGGAAAAGGTTCTCCTCCAGGCGTTGGAAGGATATTATAACACTTTCGTGGAGCCAAAGGTTGAACTCGGGGCTCGGTTTGGACATCTCgttt TGCGCTTCCTGGATATCTACCAGGTTACTCAGGCTTTGAACACTGTTCTCACCAATCAAAAGCAGCTGAGCGAAATGCGCAGATCATGGCAAAAGGTTGACTTTGAATCTGTTCGTAATCAATCTGCATTGGTCTGCAATTGTCGCCATGAAGATCTTGTTCAACTCCTCGAAGTCGAATTCGTCACTCTGTTGGAAAGCCTACCAAAAACCAACGAGCCTGTACGCGAAGTGATGAGTTGGGCTGACAAATGTTGCGAAAGGTTGATGGGAAGCGGCCGCAACGCTGGTCATAACGGAcaggaagaaagaggaacCATGAGTTCTCGAAGTGTTCTCATCAGATGGGGATATGTTACAAGTCAAGTAATGAGAGACCTT ACAATTCGCAGTGATCCTGCTTTCGGTGCATTCCAGATACTGAAACTCTTCCTCGA CGACTGGATCGCGGTTAATGTTTTGAGAAGTGTGGCCTTGTCCACTAATTCAGTGGCCGCTTCGGTGGAGCCGGTCATGCAACAACAATTTTTCTCTATGTCACCAATGGCCGGACAGGAAAGCTTCGGGTCAGTGGATGCTCGGCCTCAGCATCTGATGGCCCACACACCGACCACGTCAAGCATGCTCGCTGCCCTTCAGCACGATTCATATGGGTCAACCTCCCTTGATTCAGCTGCATCAGCCTTTAATTCAGATGCTTACGGACCCATGTCGTACATGGACACCTCGGCTGCTCAAGATGACGCCCTCGGCTCTGGTCACCAATCCAGCTTGTCTTTTCCTGATTTCAGTGGTTCCGGGAGTACATTCGATGTTTCAAGTTTCACCTCTCAGGATCTCGGACTAAACGCTCCTGTAACACCAGCCAGTGAATCTGACCATGAATCAGAGCCGGTAAAAACAGAACAATCTGCTGCGTGA
- a CDS encoding Acetoacetyl-CoA synthetase encodes MSALLTVQHHARPLFLPQDPVSSPVFRFLQRVNSAHALALASYFDLYIWSTARLDAFWDLVWDETNIIGVKGSHVVDNTALPSANPLWFKDARVNWAENMLHCRSELRIALIEAIEPTPDLPNPRLRQLSYAQLYSLVADAVSALLFYGVKPGDRVASYSSNCIENVVACLATSAIGAIWVSAAADFGPEGVKERFEQVQPKFIFAVDAVVYNHKVHPHLPKLSRLLSGLADLISPPKIVIINTFSHDQTSQSWGEDWIAWEDFLSKGHQSNLGRTETGEIKWNRLPFDAPLWILFSSGTTGRPKPIVHRAGGMLLQAKKEFAICGDLRPDDVFFYYTTTGWMMWNFLVSGLSIGCTLVLYDGSPLRDPSLLWKLVDDLGITIFGTSAKYLDQLSKGYRPREHHDLSTLRHIYSTGSPLAPPLYDYVYEHIHPKVLLGSITGGTDICSLFAGMCSALPVYRGEIQCRMLGMAVESFSAAGTLNPPDEPGELVCVKPFPCMPLGFWPLPGYGTEADVEAALKRFHQSYFSEFEGVWYHGDHILITASKSGNGGGIIMLGRSDGVLNPGGIRFGSSEIYEVLDLCFSHPTAEFMVVDYLAVGQKTEGGADERVILFVKLPPGQKITPEFERKVKAEIRARRSPRHVPARIIQVSDVPYTLNGKRVEVLVKKIINGAPLSSVNPATLSNPECLEFYHNIGQELRQECP; translated from the exons ATGTCCGCGCTCTTGACAGTTCAACACCACGCTcgtcctctttttcttccccaGGATCCAGTGTCCTCTCCAGTTTTCCGTTTCCTCCAAAGGGTTAACTCCGCTCacgctctcgctctcgcctCCTATTTTGATCTCTATATTTGGTCTACCGCGCGACTAGACGCCTTCTGGGACTTGGTGTGGGACGAGACAAACATCATTGGAGTCAAGGGATCTCATGTCGTCGACAATACAGCCTTGCCATCCGCTAATCCTCTTTG GTTCAAAGATGCACGCGTCAATTGGGCTGAGAACATGTTGCACTGCCGCTCAGAGCTTAGGATCGCTCTCATAGAAGCCA TTGAGCCCACTCCGGATCTCCCAAATCCCCGTCTCAGGCAGCTCTCCTATGCTCAGTTGTATTCCCTTGTAGCAGACGCCGTCTCCGCCTTGCTTTTTTACGGCGTTAAGCCAGGGGATAGGGTCGCTTCTTATTCTTCTAATTGCATA GAAAACGTCGTCGCTTGTCTAGCAACCTCTGCCATCGGTGCAATTTGGGTCAGCGCAGCTGCTGATTTTGGTCCTGAAGGCGTAAAAGAGCG TTTTGAACAAGTACAGCCCAAGTTCATTTTTGCCGTAGACGCAGTCGT ATACAATCACAAGGTTCACCCACACCTGCCCAAACTTTCACGTCTCCTGTCAGGCTTGGCGGATTTAATTTCCCCACCCAAAATCGTCATTATAAACACGTTTTCTCATGACCAGACCAGTCAATCATGGGGCGAAGACTGGATTGCCTGGGAAGATTTTCTTAGCAAGGGCCATCAAAGTAACCTCGGTCGCACAGAAACTGGTGAGATCAAGTGGAATCGACTTCCCTTTGATGCTCCTCTTTGGATCCTTTTTAGCAGTGGGACCACTGGTCGACCAAA GCCTATTGTCCACCGAGCCGGTGGTATGCTTCTTCAGGCGAAGAAGGAGTTTGCGATTTGTGGCGACCTTCGTCCTGACGACGTCTTTTTCTACTACACTACAAC GGGATGGATGATGTGGAACTTTCTCGTGAGCGGCCTTAGTATTGGTTGCACTCTCGTGCTATACGATGGCAGTCCGCTTCGGGATCCCAGTCTTCTGTGGAAGCTCGTAGATGATTTGGGCATCACTATTTTTGGGACCAGTGCCAAATATCTGGACCAGCTTTCT AAAGGTTATCGTCCTCGAGAACACCATGATTTGAGTACATTGCGACATATATATTCTACTGGAtctcctcttgctcctccgTTGTACGATTATGTTTACGAACACATCCACCCCAAAGTTCTCCTAGGTTCCATTACAG GTGGGACAGACATTTGCTCTTTATTTGCCGGAATGTGCTCTGCCCTTCCAGTGTATCGAGGAGAGATCCAATGTAGAATGCTTGGGATGGCAGTTGAAAGCTTCTCTGCTGCGGGTACATTGAATCCACCAGATGAGCCTGGTGAACTCGTTTGTGTTAAGCCATTCCCATGTATGCCTCTTGGCTTTTGGCCATTGCCCGGATATGGGACTGAAGCTGATGTCGAGGCTGCTCTTAAACGCTTCCATCAATCCTATTTCTCAGAGTTCGAAGGAGTGTGGT ACCACGGAGATCACATTCTAATTACAGCTTCCAAATCAGGGAACGGGGGTGGCATAATCATGCTCGGACGTTCGGATGGTGTGCT GAACCCCGGAGGCATTCGTTTTGGTTCTTCTGAGATTTACGAAGTTCTAGACTTGTGTTTTTCGCATCCTACTGCGGAGTTCATGGTCGTAGATTACCTGGCCGTCGGCCAGAAAACAGAGGGAGGGGCAGACGAACGGGTTATTCTTTTCGTCAAACTTCCGCCGGGTCAAAAGATTACTCCCGAATTCGAGCGGAAGGTAAAGGCAGAAATCCGAGCGCGCAGAAGTCCACGGCATGTCCCCGCCAGG ATAATCCAGGTTTCTGATGTTCCGTACACACTCAACGGAAAGCGCGTGGAGGTCTTGGTTAAAAAG ATTATCAATGGTGCCCCATTGTCCTCCGTTAATCCGGCTACGCTGTCTAACCCCGAGTGCTTGGAATTTTACCACAATATTGGACAAGAGCTGCGACAAGAGTGTCCCTAG
- a CDS encoding hypothetical protein (Uncharacterized protein C458.02c) — MPAPKSKTASNANGAPKGKTASTSGTATPVSATTGEKETLDQLATYAGRPDKNVYDAEQAKIKSEIDALQAKLGVVRDKIALATKSGPGNDRRNALRTELDSIRDVQSANKASKSKLEDQVKILQDGIQKKIKDLQSAKSKIPFKTVAEVDAHIKNLEKQVESGNMKLADEKRALQEISTSKKNRRVVEGFQTDQESIEADRAKIEELRKEIYNPAATAISERYTAIRAELDQLKKESDEAYAGRSKLFEERDNIQNQLKVLFDAKRESITNYREANDRYWTKVNEDRARRAEKARLQRAAEEAQKKQEYAERLLEEAQVPAFQSQIEDCQTLIDYFSGKSTVVTYKSTGLATRAEVTSVPKLELRKVEEAPEGLVARKKKSEEDDTYFKAAKKGKNNKNTKPAVKANGNANGAETTPVAPTNTSLNVPLPTLAALLSLSIPPPASTTDVPRLIEDLNTKKAWFEANQDRVTAENVAKATAAIQRLTKGETPSTLDTSSPAEPESPSEPVPTPQAGPASDPVQSEAVVDQLEAVAETVES, encoded by the exons ATGCCAGCTCCTAAATCTAAAACTGCCTCCAATGCCAACGGTGCCCCTAAGGGAAAAACCGCTTCTACAAGCGGAACTGCTACTCCTGTCTCGGCCACTACCGGGGAGAAAGAGACGTTGGACCAGCTAGCAACATATGCTGGACGGCCAGACAAGAATGTGTATGACGCCGAGCAAGCCAAAATCAAATCGGAGATAGACGCTTTGCAGGCAAAACTG GGTGTTGTTCGTGACAAAATTGCTCTTGCCACGAAATCCGGTCCAGGAAACGACCGACGAAATGCTCTTCGCACTGAGCTTGACAGTATTCGCGACGTACAATCTGCGAATAAGGCGTCCAAAAGCAAATTGGAAGACCAGGTTAAAATTCTTCAGGATGGTATACAGAAGAAG ATTAAAGACCTGCAATCTGCCAAGTCAAAAATCCCATTCAAAACTGTCGCTGAAGTTGATGCCCATATTAA AAACCTGGAGAAACAGGTCGAATCCGGCAACATGAAGCTTGCCGACGAGAAACGAGCTCTCCAAGAAATTTCCACCAGCAAGAAAAACCGCAGGGTTGTGGAAGGATTCCAGACTGACCAAGAGAGCATCGAGGCAGATCGCGCCAAAATTGAAGAGCTTCGCAAGGAAATTTACAATCCTGCCGCCACCGCTATTTCCGAACGGTATACTGCCATTCGGGCTGAACTCGACCaattgaagaaggaaagtgACGAAGCCTATGCAGGCCGTTCGAAATTGTTCGAGGAGCGCGATAACATTCAAAATCAGCTCAAGGTTCTTTTCGATGCTAAGAGGGAGTCCATCACAAACTACCGGGAAGCCAACGACAGGTACTGGACCAAAGTAAACGAGGACCGCGCCAGACGTGCCGAAAAGGCCAGGCTTCAGCGCGCCGCTGAGGAAGCGCAGAAGAAACAAGAGTACGCTGAACGTCTTCTTGAAGAGGCACAAGTACCTGCCTTCCAATCTCAAATTGAGGATTGCCAAACTCTCATTGATTACTTTTCTGGAAAATCTACTGTGGTTACTTACAAATCGACTGGCCTCGCTACCAGGGCCGAGGTCACCTCGGTACCCAAGTTGGAACTACGAAAGGTGGAAGAAGCCCCTGAAGGACTTGTTGctagaaaaaagaaatctgAGGAGGACGACACCTATTTCAAGGCCGCTAAGAAGGGCAAGAACAACAAGAACACGAAACCTGCCGTCAAGGCCAATGGCAATGCTAACGGTGCAGAGACGACACCAGTCGCTCCTACAAACACCTCGCTTAACGTACCTCTTCCTACCCTCGCCGCACTTCTCTCCCTTTCTATTCCTCCCCCTGCTTCAACGACCGATGTACCTCGATTAATCGAGGACTTGAACACAAAGAAGGCATGGTTCGAGGCTAATCAAGATCGTGTGACGGCAGAGAACGTCGCGAAGGCTACTGCTGCTATCCAGCGTTTAACGAAGGGAGAGACTCCCTCTACACTGGACACGTCATCACCTGCCGAACCTGAAAGTCCTTCCGAGCCTGTGCCTACACCTCAGGCTGGCCCTGCATCTGACCCAGTGCAGAGCGAAGCTGTCGTCGACCAACTGGAGGCTGTTGCAGAAACCGTTGAGAGCTGA
- a CDS encoding THO complex subunit 5-like protein (THO complex subunit 5 homolog): MHSDKSSPLPPNPDDVLDQLRNLCSPAFLTHDTAAMHIRAMALIGRLKSLYRAANTATRCRKEETAEARQEMDQSHLNLQNLLYEKRHLEREIEKCRQFASIYQDIPLYTLEEYNLLAPEQSRTEEILADEHQLMLNRLTFELAERQRLDLKKKELMQQKEELLKESKAKSTTMDSVKAHIETLMKTATEIQKKVDELVQPIPTQAGEDSRTMSL; this comes from the exons ATGCACTCTGACAAGTCGTCCCCTCTGCCCCCCAATCCAGACGATGTCCTTGACCAGCTGCGCAATCTCTGCTCCCCCGCCTTTCTCACACACGACACCGCCGCCATGCACATACGCGCCATGGCCCTCATTGGGCGTCTAAAGTCGCTTTACCGCGCCGCAAACACAGCAACGCGTTGTCGCAAAGAGGAGACCGCAGAGGCCCGTCAGGAGATGGACCAGTCTCATCTGAACCTTCAGAATCTGCTTTATGAAAAGCGCCATCTCGAGAGGGAGATTGAGAAATGTCGCCAATTTGC GTCGATATACCAGGATATCCCGCTTTATACTCTCGAAGAATATAACCTACTGGCGCCTGAACAATCTCGCACAGAGGAAATACTTGCCGACGAACATCAGCTTATGCTCAACCGACTGACCTTTGAGCTCGCGGAACGCCAACG ACTAGATctcaagaaaaaagaactgATGCAGCAAAAGGAAGAGCTTCTCAAAGAGAGTAAAGCCAAATCAACCACAATGGATAGTGTCAAGGCTCATATTGAAACACTCATGAAA ACCGCTACCGAAATTCAGAAAAAAGTCGACGAGCTCGTCCAACCAATACCCACACAAGCAGGCGAGGATTCTCGGACTATGTCATTGTAG
- a CDS encoding Endopolyphosphatase, whose translation MSGVFQRGAYYAVEVIPDEVAVISLNTMPVESIPIVVSGCAYTEPNDPGNLQIDWLEVQLQMYHDRGMQVWISGHVPPSRGNYFPECYVRYVELALRFQDTILGHLYGHMNVDHFFFLEAVDLEIFPDKNDGEVDMTSDKGLFNSLLQDYRALPKSPEMTDYAVVNVAPSVVPNPYTPAFRIFSYNVTGAGGRLAETTAHMTARRKPRKPKRRPGHHRGDQGNKTVQCESEEYQNTWRCHFDQPWNSDPSAPSRMNQRWTPLGYAQYFMPSLELANKTHGPLVELEYVTYAVEKLHPQGEGREFVYPVPVKLLPEELRDPGVAKSRYAPYGMEDLTIRSWIRLAGRLADDKRQKLRKRFRKYMYLKRKEIRE comes from the exons ATGTCTGGC GTCTTTCAGCGAGGTGCATACTATGCTGTTGAAGTCATCCCGGATGAAGTGGCTGTCATTAGCCTGAACACAAT GCCGGTTGAATCAATACCTATAGTTGTATCTGGATGTGCCTACACAGAGCCGAACGATCCCGGGAATCTTCAAATCGACTGGCTCGAGGTGCAGCTCCAAATGTACCACGACAGGGGCATGCAG GTTTGGATATCAG GCCATGTACCTCCCTCTCGCGGAAATTACTTTCCAGAATGC TACGTTCGCTATGTGGAACTTGCTTTGCGTTTTCAGGATACCATTCTAGGTCATTTGTACGGG CACATGAACGTAGATCAT tTTTTCTTTCTAGAGGCTGTAGATCTGGAAATCTTCCCTGACAAGAACGATGGCGAGGTGGACATGACGAGTGACAAGGGGCTCTTCAATTCCCTGCTGCAGGATTACAGAGCACTGCCAAAATCACCGGAAATGACAGATTATGCGGTTGTTAATGTCGCGCCGTCTGTCGTACCAAACCCATATACACCAGCGTTCAGAATATTTTCATATAACGTGACTGGCGCTGGTGGGCGGCTCGCAGAAACAACGGCGCACATGACAGCGAGGCGGAAGCCGAGGAAACCTAAACGCAGGCCTGGACACCATCGGGGAGATCAAGGCAATAAAACCGTCCAGTGCGAATCGGAAGAATATCAGAATACATGGCGGTGTCATTTTGATCAACCGTGGAACTCTGACCCTAGTGCTCCATCAAGGATGAATCAAAGGTGGACACCCTTGGGATATGCACAG TACTTTATGCCCTCGCTGGAGCTGGCGAACAAGACGCACGGGCCTCTTGTCGAGCTGGAGTATGTGACCTACGCAGTGGAGAAGCTGCATCCGCAGGGAGAGGGGCGGGAATTTGTATACCCGGTTCCCGTGAAGCTTCTCCCTGAGGAACTACGAGACCCTGGGGTCGCGAAGAGCAGGTACGCACCGTACGGAATGGAGGACCTGACGATTCGATCCTGGATACGGCTTGCAGGTCGACTGGCGGACGATAAACGGCAGAAACTGCGAAAGAGGTTTCGTAAATACATGTAtttgaagaggaaggagataAGAGAATGA
- a CDS encoding Ubiquitin-conjugating enzyme E2 8: MINIFESFLPQLLRYPNPNDPLNGEAAALLMRHPKEYDAKVKEYVQRYATKEAADAANTNDDDDQDEEMSDIGSISDGE; the protein is encoded by the exons ATGATCAACATCTTTGAATCATTTCTCCCTCAGTTATTGCGCTACCCAAACCCTAATGATCCCTTGAACGGCGAGGCGGCAGCTCTCCTGATGCGACACCCTAAAGAATATGATGCGAAAGTGAAAG AGTATGTCCAGAGGTATGCAACCAAGGAGGCTGCCGACGCCGCTAATAccaacgacgatgacgaccaAGACGAAGAAATGAGCGACATTGGAAGCATCAGCGATGGCGAGTGA
- a CDS encoding Glucose-6-phosphate 1-dehydrogenase, whose protein sequence is MPRERSMSGTIPSMETAHDQLKDNTIIIVLGASGDLAKKKTFPALFALYRQQFLPRDCKIVGYARTKMDQADFEKRATSYIKGSDEPSTANTIEAFKQLLTYVSGDYEDGAAYDNLHAHLQEIESKYQSKEANRIFYLALPPSVFIPVCKNLKEHCYNAKGGVNRIIIEKPFGKDLESARTLLGSVKQYWTEDETFRIDHYLGKEMVKNLLVLRFANITMGAAWDKNSISNVQITFKEPFGTEGRGGYFDEFGIIRDVLQNHLLQVLSILTMERPVSFAAEDIRDEKVKVLRCIPPIERSDTLLGQYVAANGKPGYLDDDTVPPNSVCPTFAATTLWIHNPRWEGVPFILKAGKALNESKVEVRIQFKDVTQGIFKDIARNELVIRIQPSEAVYLKLNSKTPGLHTRAIPTEMDLTYKRRFLDAKIPEAYEALILDALRGDHSNFVRHDELDVAWKIFTPILHWIEGLEGPRPRPVQYPYGSRGPKELDAFIGKYGYRRNAEAYFWPVTNMAAL, encoded by the exons ATGCCTCGCGAGCGTTCAATGTCGGGCACCATCCCGTCCATGGAGACTGCCCATGATCAGCTCAAAGATAACACAATCATTATAG TACTTGGGGCCTCGGGTGACTTGGCAAAGAAGAAG ACCTTCCCTGCTCTTTTCGCTCTGTATCGCCAGCAATTCCTTCCCCGAGACTGCAAGATCGTCGGCTATGCTCGCACAAAGATGGACCAAGCAGATTTCGAGAAGCGTGCTACTTCCTACATCAAAGGCTCCGACGAACCATCGACTGCTAATACAATCGAAGCTTTCAAGCAACTTCTCACCTATGTTTCAGGAGACTACGAGGACGGTGCCGCTTATGATAACCTCCACGCACATCTCCAGGAAATCGAATCAAAATACCAATCCAAAGAAGCTAATCGTATCTTCTATTTGGCGCTCCCCCCTTCAGTCTTCATTCCAGTGTGTAAGAACTTGAAGGAACATTGTTACAATGCAAAAGGGGGTGTCAATCGCATCATCATAGAGAAGCCGTTCGGCAAAGATCTCGAGTCAGCTCGTACCCTCCTCGGCTCTGTCAAGCAATACTGGACTGAAGACGAGACTTTCCGCATCGATCATTACCTGGGGAAAGAGATGGTCAAGAATCTTCTTGTCCTTCGATTCGCTAATATTACCATGGGCGCTGCATGGGACAAAAATTCGATCAGCAACGTCCAAATCACCTTCAAGGAACCCTTTGGCACCGAAGGCCGTGGAGGCTATTTCGATGAATTCGGAATCATCCGTGATGTCTTACAGAACC ATTTATTGCAGGTATTGAGTATCTTGACTATGGAGCGTCCTGTTTCTTTTGCCGCTGAGGACATCCGCGATGAGAAG GTGAAAGTCCTCCGCTGCATTCCTCCGATCGAGAGAAGCGACACACTCCTGGGTCAATACGTAGCTGCAAATGGAAAGCCGGGATACCTCGATGACGATACTGTACCTCCCAACTCTGTGTGCCCCACATTTGCCGCGACAACCTTGTGGATCCACAACCCAAGATGGGAAGGAGTTCCCTTCATCCTCAAGGCCGGAAAAG CACTGAACGAGAGCAAGGTCGAAGTCCGCATTCAATTCAAAGACGTCACCCAGGGAATTTTCAAGGATATTGCTcgcaatgaacttgtgatTCGTATTCAACCATCCGAAGCTGTTTACCTTAAGCTCAACTCAAAGACACCTGGACTGCACACCCGTGCCATTCCTACAGAGATGGACTTGACATATAAGAGACGTTTCTTGGATGCTAAGATACCCGAAGCCTATGAGGCCCTTATCTTGGATGCTCTTCGTGGTGACCACTCTAATTTTGTCCGTCACGATGAACTTGACGTTGCCTGGAAG ATTTTCACACCCATTCTTCACTGGATAGAAGGCTTGGAAGGGCCCCGCCCACGTCCCGTCCAGTACCCATATGGATCGCGAGGTCCCAAAGAATTGGATGCCTTTATTGGAAAATATGGATACAGAAGAAATGCTGAAGCCTA CTTTTGGCCTGTGACAAACATGGCGGCTCTGTAA